The Nicotiana tomentosiformis chromosome 2, ASM39032v3, whole genome shotgun sequence genome includes the window GGAATGTCTATAAAAAGTGTTGAGACAAATAAACTGTTCCACCGCCCATGTATATCTTGCTGGCGCAGAGGGTTTTTGCATGCAAAAAAGGCTTGTAGTTTCTGTCAAATGGATGTCATTTTAGTGGTTGTTAATTTTTTGATGAAAAAAAACCATTCAACCGTCTAAACGTCTAACCTTTGGGAATGTTTACAAGTTAATGCTTTGTGTTTGGATGTTTTCAGCACATCCATTAGGAACTTATTCTAAATCGTAATTCGTATATTAATGGACAATTAAACGTACTATATTTGAAAGATGTATCTATGAAGCACATTTATTAGTATTCAAAATTATGAATTTGAATGCACTAAGGATTCATTTGTTAGCCGGTTAGAGAGGAGTTATCCATGTATTAAAATTAGGATAACTTTATACATTGTTTggttaaaagaagaagaaaaaataatatcCACATAAAAGCTAGCATAAGTTATATAATGTTTggttattttttctctttttcacaTAAAATGTAGCATTGCTAATACAATGTTTGGTTCATGTTTTTCTTTTTCGCATAACTAATATATGTATATGTTATGAGGGAATCTATGTATTATTTATGCAGGGTAGAAGGTggaataacttatacatgtattagtaatacttgtattaaaacacaaaatgacaagaataccctttattcaaacttgtatttttttgtttaaaaatatatatttaaactatCCTAAccgttttaataaaataaagtaagctaataataaataacactcaCATTACATTTATATTACTAATTCTTATATAACTACCGCATAACTAATCTCTGCATAACTAATTCATACATAACCAATCCCAACATAACTCAACCTTGCATAACTTATCCCTGCATAACTAATATATGCATTACTTATTCCTGCATAACTActacatatataactaatacatatataactaataccTGCCTAACTCTAACCGGTCATCAAACTACCCCGCTATATTCCCACGTTATTTAGGCCGAAACATTCAGTCTAAGTCCTTACCTATTTTATAGAACCAGTCCACGTGCGTGTAAAATAAACACCAGAGGAGGGAGGGGAACGTAGAGACTCCTAATTCCAGAAGGAAGGAAAACACCAAAAACCTCATGTCTATTTTCCTAATCTCAGAGAGGCCACAATAAAGAAATGAAAATACAGAAAATCGAAAGGATAAAAAAGAATATCAAAGGGTAAAATTATCAGTTTTTTTCTCCCTCCATAAAACTGAAAATAAGAAGGGCTTATGGTTCTTCTTTCAAACGTCTCTGTTTTGACCATGATAACCATGGTCCATCTTCACCTCCCCTCTCCTTCTtctctttttcctcttttctcCTTCTTATAACTTTCCTCTTAAATCTCTTTATTATTCTCTTACATTCACAttcccttcccccccccccccccccggcccCAAATAATTCTCTCCTTATATCCATAATCTTTCTCCAATTTCTCTGATGATTTGGTTTTTTCTCCAAAAACTTTGAGGCTTTATATTCATATCCCAAATATGGGTAATAACTGTTTTTCTAGCTCAAAAGTTAGTGGTTCTAACAGCAACACCCCCTCCACCACCGCCACAGCCACCACCGTGAATGTCCGGAGGAACAAAGCAAATCCACCTTCTACATCCACAATTACATCAACAAAACAAGAAGGGTCTCATTGCAATAAACAGAAAGTTAAAGATAACCACAAAAgccaacaccaaaaacaacaaccTAGAAATTCTCAGCAAAATGTTAAGAAGCATAATAATGGGAGGAGACAGAAGAGTGGGGTTATTGCTTGTGGGAAAAGAACTGATTTTGGGTATGATAAAGATTTTGATAAGAGGTTTACCATTGGGAAGTTGTTGGGTCATGGCCAATTTGGTTATACCTACGTTGCCACCCACAAGTCTAATGGAGATCGCGTCGCTGTCAAGAGAATTGAGAAGAACAAGGTTTCTCCCCTTTTTTATTTTCTCTCCATTTTGCCCATCCTCTACTATCTGATTTTTGTCTCCGACTTTATTGGAATTTTAAGTTCTTATGGAATTATGCAGTGCATCAAATTGGGATATTGTCTGAAATTTTTGTCAGAGTTATGAGACGTTTCTGTTAAATCCTAATTATGGGTTCAAGACTTTCTTTTGAATCTTTTTTTAAAATGTCTTGATTGACTGATACTTGAGTTCTATTGTGCATTCTAACAGAGATACTCAAAATGGTATATGTTCATAGACCAGAATATCCATCAATCACTAATGTAAAAAGCTTTAGCATATtttcttgttttttctttttttgcttaGCTTTTGTGCACAGGAGTATCTTCTGCTAAATTTTGAAGTACCAACTTACGCTGTTGTTAATTGTTATTCATGGCTAGAGGATAAAGCTGTGACCGTAAATAGACATAAATATATCGAAACCTAAAGGTCTGTAGGTTGTTTGATTAATAATAGTGGTTGTGGTTCTGAAGTTGACGCATGCTGAGAGAAACATCTATGTTTGCACTTTGCCTTCCTTGAATGATGCTGCAGTTAATATTATGTACAATTTGATGGAAATTCCCTGACCTGGTTTAAAAAGAGCTGGTTTCTAGTCAATAGGCACCGGTAGCTTCTTTGTTATGGACTTGTCTGTGACACTGCACAAAATCTTGGTTATAAATGCAtgatacaactatttttttctttgttGACTTTGATGGAACTTTTCATTTGGTGAAAGGTTCTTCCAGCTTTGTCTCCTATAATCTCTTCGCACCAGTTAAGATGTGATCACCCTTCTGTAATGATGGGGCTGATGTTTCTCTTCTGGATACTTGTTAAGTTTTAGTACAATTGCATGTTCAATTACCCTGTCTTGAACTTCCTGTTGTTCCAATCTACTATAGTACAACTATACCATAACTCTCCTGAATTACTGCAGATGGTTCTTCCGATTGCAGTTGAGGATGTAAAACGAGAAGTCAAGATATTGAAGGCCTTATCCGGTCATGAGAATGTGGTTCAATTCAATAATGCATTTGAGGATGATAACTACGTCTACATAGTAATGGAGTAAGTTTTGTTATTAGAGCTCTGTCTTGATTCCTCAGATCCTAATTCCTTTCCCTATAATTGATCATGCTATCCACTGGTGAGTTAATAGATTTCAAATTTGTTTCCTCTAGGTTATGTGAGGGTGGAGAACTCTTGGACCGCATTTTGGCCAAGTAAGTAGCATGAACCAGGTTTAGTTAATCATTCATGGGCGGCAGTGCCTGCTCTATATTTTATTTCTGGTTAAGAAGAATACTTATGTGAGTTACCAATAATTTACTTTGATCAGAAAGGACAGCCGTTATGCCGAGAAAGATGCAGCAATAGTTGTACGTCAGATGCTAAAAGTTGCCGCTCAATGTCATTTACATGGTTTGGTGCATCGTGATATGAAACCTGAGGTCTGCAAGAAGTTATGTACTTCCTTTGGCTTGTTTGTGCTTGCTACATGTTGGTTTTCTTACACATTTTCTTTCTTGTAGAATTTTCTCTTTAAATCTTCAAAGGAGGATTCACCATTGAAGGCCACAGATTTTGGTCTTTCAGACTTCATAAGACCAGGTAATTGGATGCCCGTAAATCTACTCAGTGACAAATTTTAATGTAAACTCATTTTGcttattaaaaagaaaaagaaaaagaaaaaagaaaaaagaaaaaaagaaaaagctcATTAATGCTATGGTCTGAAATCTTCTTCATATATCTGTTATATCATCAATGGTGTAAGTTTAATATAGTTTTACCTCGGATAGTAAAAACTTATAACTGAAAAATTAATAAATGCAGGGAAGAAGTTCCAAGATATTGTTGGTAGTGCATATTACGTAGCGCCAGAGGTATTAAAGCGTAGATCAGGACCCGAATCAGATGTGTGGAGTATTGGTGTTATTACATACATTTTGCTCTGTGGCCGTCGGCCCTTCTGGGATAAAACAGAGGATGGCATATTCAAGGAGGTGAGATGCTAACTTTTTTATTCTAATATCTCTGCGGTCGGTTAACATTTCAAAGGGTGTCTTTTCTTGCTAAGTTCTGGAAATGAATTACGATTTCTAAGCTCTAGTAGAAATGAACTGTATATTCTATAGAAGCAGCATGTTTACCATTTTTTGTTGACCTTTGCATTGTACATTTCATGTTTGACTGCCTTTCTTTGGAAAATTAAAATTTCCAGTCTCTTTTTAGTTAGctaattttttatttgaaatttcAGTCCATTCACACTTTGCAGTATATCTGGTGATGCGATCTCCTGTGTAGTTTATTGCTTTATTTAGTTTAGTTCTTGAGTATCCTGCTTTGCAATGTATATTGAGTATCAGAATTTCTAGAATCTGAACTTTTCTTGTTCTCTTTTGAGTCCACGGAAGCTATTGATATTTCTTTGAATAAGTTTGGCTTGGTTGATATTTCCTTAGAGACAATCTTATTCAAAAGTGTTATTTATTCCTTTGAGATGTTTAACTTGTTCTTTCTCATGTTTAGTAAATTGTGCTTTAGCTGATTTACTATTGTTTCTAACTCTGCTTCTACTACGCTAAGGTACTAAGAAACAAGCCTGATTTTCGTCGCAAGCCGTGGCCAACTATCAGCAACAGTGCTAAAGATTTTGTTAAGAAATTATTGGTGAAGGATCCTCGTGCTAGACTTACTGCTGCCCAGGCCCTATGTAAGTAATAGTATTCTGATCTAGTACAACTTTTTTAAGTGCTGTTTAAGTTTTACTATGACAAAGCATGATTCATCAGAGAAGTTGCTCAAGGTCCAAAGATTCATACCTGATTTTGTCAGTTTTGAGTAACCTACTTCTTCATCAGCACTGTTCGGTGTTGGATGTCCATTATAGCTATCAGTTTTGGCTAAATATCTTCCATGTTTGATAACTTATTGAACAACTTTCAGACATGCCTATTTTCACAGGTTTTTTTTAATCATTTAGATGTTACTGGTGTTCATCACCTTAAATTGTTGATACAACAAACTACGTGTTTCAAACTGATATACTCAAACATTTCAGCGCATCCATGGGTCCGCGAAGGAGGTGATGCATCTGAGATTCCACTGGACATTTCTGTCTTATCAAACATGCGACAATTTGTCAAGTACAGTCGATTAAAACAGTTTGCTTTACGGGTAAACTCATAGCTTCTTATTTTCTTAGACCTTTTTGTGGCTAAGTCAAAATAAAATGTACAAAACATTAACTTCATGAAATTTCATTACCTGGCAGGCATTGGCTAGCACAGTTGATGAGGAGGAGCTGGCAGATGTCCGGGATCAGTTTTCTGCAATTGATGTGGATAAAAATGGTGTCATTAGCCTTGAAGAAATGAGACAGGTGTTTCCAATCTTTCATGGTCTAGTTAGTTTCTTCCTGTACAGTTCTCTAAGTATCTGGCTAAAATCATGAGCACTTGTATTTCTTTCTGCTAAGCGTTGCGTACGTTTATGTTCCTTTTGTCATCTATCTTATGGAGTATGACATTCAATTCTAATGCAGGCCCTTGCTAAGGATCTTCCCTGGAAGATGAAAGAGTCACGGGTTCTTGAGATTCTTCAAGCGGTAAGCTCATCTATCTAAGAATGAAGTATAGCACTGCAATAGGACATGTGAGGAATATTTAAGTTATTGCTATGTAATACCTGTTGTGGCTTCAAGCTGGAATAAGTTCTGTGATTCGGGCCCGTGAATCCATGTATGATCTGAGGGGTTACTCAACAATTGGACATGCTCTTATTTCTGCATATGCATATCTTTTCCTACTATATGGTTTCGTCAACAGTTCAGAATCCTGAAGCATTTTATTCATTGATTGGCAGATTGATAGTAACACAGATGGGCTAGTTGATTTCCCAGAGTTTGTCGCAGCCACTCTACATGTCCATCAGTTGGAGGAGCA containing:
- the LOC104104906 gene encoding calcium-dependent protein kinase 28-like, which codes for MGNNCFSSSKVSGSNSNTPSTTATATTVNVRRNKANPPSTSTITSTKQEGSHCNKQKVKDNHKSQHQKQQPRNSQQNVKKHNNGRRQKSGVIACGKRTDFGYDKDFDKRFTIGKLLGHGQFGYTYVATHKSNGDRVAVKRIEKNKMVLPIAVEDVKREVKILKALSGHENVVQFNNAFEDDNYVYIVMELCEGGELLDRILAKKDSRYAEKDAAIVVRQMLKVAAQCHLHGLVHRDMKPENFLFKSSKEDSPLKATDFGLSDFIRPGKKFQDIVGSAYYVAPEVLKRRSGPESDVWSIGVITYILLCGRRPFWDKTEDGIFKEVLRNKPDFRRKPWPTISNSAKDFVKKLLVKDPRARLTAAQALSHPWVREGGDASEIPLDISVLSNMRQFVKYSRLKQFALRALASTVDEEELADVRDQFSAIDVDKNGVISLEEMRQALAKDLPWKMKESRVLEILQAIDSNTDGLVDFPEFVAATLHVHQLEEHNSIKWQERSQAAFEEFDVDRDGFITPEELRMHTGLKGSIDPLLEEADIDKDGKISLSEFRRLLRTASISSRMVTSPTVRGSRKS